Within the Butyrivibrio sp. AE3004 genome, the region CCGGAGCTGCTTTTGCAGAAAAGGAAAAGACAGTGGATGTGGAGTATTTGAAGGAGTGCAGAAAGCTCTTAAGGGATAAGCAGGGGGCACTTTCATTTTTTCGTGGCAATAATGAGCTTATTGTATCAACAAGAATGGCACTTAGCAGTGATCCCGAAAAGTATATTGATGAGTTGGTAGAGGTATATAACAAGTTCCAGAAGGGCAAATTCTTTGGATCAACATACAGGGTACTTGCAGCCATGTCAATCTGTGATGTAGGCAAGTTTGCAGAGGCAGATGCCATCATTGAGAAAACTAATGCCATAATGACCGGAATGAAGAAAAATCATCCTTTCATTACTTCTGATGAGGATACCAGTTTTGCTGTGCTGCTTGCCATGACAGAAAAAAGTGTGGAAGACATTCTCACGGAGCTTGAAGATGCATATCAATACATAAAGAAGAGCTTTTCACTTCATGAGAATGCTGCGTATTCACTTACTCAGGTACTTACTATATATGATGGCAGGTATGAGGATAAGAGGGACAGGGCTCTTGAAATATATAATGCATTTAAAGCAGCAGGCTTGAAATACGGAAAAGAATATGAACTTGCGTCCCTGGGAACTCTGATTAACATCAATATGAGTGTTGAGGAGTTGATATCTGAGATAGCTGAAGCTTCAGAATTCTTCAATGGCAAAAAGGGATTTGGCATGTTAGATATGAGCAGGCAGACAAAGCTTATGCTTGGGGCCATGGTGGTATCCGGTGTATATTCAGAGGAGAATTCTGTCACAGATGCTTCAGTGACGAGCGGGGCACTTGCAATGATAATAGCAGAGCAGACAGCTATGCTTGTTGCGATAATGATTGCATCGACATCCGCAGCAACCGCATCTTCTTCACATTGAGAATAAGTAAAGAGTGATCGCGTCAAATATCATCTTTTTTCGCCAATGGTATAACAGGTACCCGGAGTTTAACTAAATTTTCGTAGTGTGCCCGGCTATAAAAAATTTTAAAATGATCATTGACTCTTCCCTTAGGGAACCCCTTAAGGTGGACATATAATCAAAAAGGAGGTTCTGGAAATGGAGAAGAAAATGACATCCGGAGAAATGGCTAAAAAGGCGGGAGTATCACAAAAGGCGATACGTCTTTATGATGAAAAGGGACTCCTTAAGCCGACAGAGTATTCTGAAGGTAATTATCGTTTGTATGATGATGCAGCACTGCAGATTCTTGAAAAGATCGTTGCTTTGAAGCAGATAGGATTTTCACTTGAAGAAATCCGTGACAACTTAAAGAGTGGAGAAGCAGGAGACATCAAAGGTGCACTGGAGATTCAGCTTCAGAAGATGGAGGAAAAGAAATATCAGCTTGAGAAGATCACAGATGCAATCAAAAGAACATTAGCCCGCAAGGAGAGTCTTGATTGGGATGATGTTGCAGGGATAGTGCAGTATGTCAGCGCTGACCAGTCGGCGGATGAGCGCCATTGGGATGCTTTGAAACATACAAGCGGAGAGATGGACTGGTATGTAAGAATTTTCCGGTCACTTGATCTTCAAGAGGAAAACAGAGTCCTGGATCTTGGATGCGGATATGCGAAGCTTTGGAGAAACAACTGGACTGATATTCCTAAGGGGACAAAGATATCCGGATACGATATTCATGGAAGCTGGGCTGATGACTTTGCAAAATTTATACCTGATAATATGGATAAATTGCCCGAGGGAGTGGAAATTAGCCTTGAATTTTCTGATCTCGAGGATGAGAAGACCTGGGAACAAATAGAAAGAACCGGTGTTTATGATGTGGTTGTAGCGCATTATCTTGATTCTGAGATAAAGAATATCGAAGCTTTGGTGGCTAGTGCAAGCAGGGCTGTGGCAGAGAATGGTTTTTTCTCCTTTAACGGCGGAAATGTGGCAAATTGGAACAATCTCTTTAAGGAAGTGCTTGAGGCAATCGGGGAAGATGTGTCCTTTATAGATGAAACAATAGCCATACAGACAGAGAAGAGAAATCAGTACATAGCCATGATGGAGAAGTATTTTGCGAGGGTGGAATCAGTTCTTTTGCCAAACTTCTGGCATTATACAGAGGCAAAAGAAATTGTGGCAAAGATGAAGGATTACTATAGTAATCAAGAGAAAATCATTACCGGCTGCGAGGATAAGCTACTTGCGTATTTCGAGGATAAGATTGAAAAAGACGGTGAGTTTGTACTTGAGGCCAGAAGCCAGTTCTGGCACTGCTACAAAAAGTAATGGTATAAAAAATAAAATAAGGGTGTTTCTTTGGAATGCGAGAGGCTTGAGCTGCAGATACTTGAAAAGCTTTCCGGTCAAGGGAAAAAGATTTTTGTTGATACTAATATATCGGTTGAAACGCTTTGGAAGATTTCTGATAAGAACCATGTTGCTATCATGCTTGCTGACCCGGAGATTTCGGTTAGGAGATTTTTTGAAAGGCCAGATAAAGAGAAACAGTTTTTATATCAGCTCCTTTTGGATGAAAATGATCCGGATGCTGCTATAGAAAACTTCAGACAATGCCTCAAGCTGATAAACTCAAAAGAGAGTTACGATAGATTTGCAAATAGCGGATTTAATGTGTTTGTTCGTGATGAAAACCGAAGCATAGAGGATACTATGAAACTGGTAGAAAAGAGCTTTGGTTATTGCAGTAAGACTGATTGTTGAGGGAGGCCATTATGCCTTTTCAGATTATCCGTAATGACATAACAAAAGTTGAAGCAGATGCCATAGTCAATACAGCAAACCCTAAGGTTACAATTGGTGATGGTGTTGACTATGCGATATATGAGGCAGCAGGCAGAGAAAAGCTTCTTGCTGAGAGGGAGAAGATAGGTGCTCTTGAACCGGGTGAAGTGGGAGTCACTCCTGCTTTTGACCTTAATGCCAAATATATTATTCATGTGAGCAGCCCCCGGTGGGTAGGCGGAGATGAAGGTGAGGCAGAACTTTTAAGGAAATGCTATGATGAATCGCTTTACATAGCGTATGAAAAGGGCTGTCGGTCCATAGCTTATCCACTTCTTGCTACAGGAACATATCAGTTTCCTAAGGATCTGGGAATAAAGATTGCGACGGATGCATTCAAGGCTTTTCTTGAAGATCATGAGATGGAAATAACACTCGTGGTATTTGGAAAAGAGACTTTTAGGATTTCAGGTGAACTCTTCGATGATGTTTGCAGTTTTATCAATCAGAGATATGTGGAGAATGCGGAGCATGATGAGTATACTCGGGACTGGAATGTTCAAGCACAGAGACTTTCATTGGAAGATGAGGATGAAGATTATTCCTGTGAAGAGTCATACGAGGAAGAAGACGAAGAATGTGAAATCCCGGAGGATTTTGATTATTCTTGTGAAGCAGATTTTGATGTAGAGTACCCTGATTCGGAAGATACTCTGTCTGAAGATTTTGAAGATGAAGAACCTTCTCCAAAGGAGTATGGGAACCCTAAGACATCGGCCGGTATTGACAGTATAAGAAAAATAAGAGGTATCTTTAAGAAATCAAAGGAAACCGGTGCTGCTAAAACATCTGCTCCTGCAGCGGCTGAATCTGCCCGGATGTTTACAGGTGCTGCTGTGCCTCCAAAGAGCTTGGAGGAAACTCTTAAGGGAATATATAAGGAATCTTTCGGTGAGCATCTTCAGAGGTTGATAAATAAGAAGGGACTTAAGGCTTCAGAAGTATATGCCGCAGCAAATATGTCCAAGCAGTATTTTTCCAAGCTTCTTAATGATAAGGTAAAACCTTCCAAAGAAAAGATGCTTGCACTTGCAGTGGGACTTCGGCTCAATATGGATGAAACCGTGGATTTTCTGAGGCTTGCCGGTTATGCGATGTCTCCGATATCACAGACGGATGCTGTTGTGGAGTACTTCATCCGAAAGCAGGAGTACAATGTTATGCAAATAGATGTTGTGCTTTATGAGTACGGACTTGATCCGATTTCAAAATATTCATAAATGGTCGCCTTCGGGTTGACCATTTTCTTTTTGTCGGAAGGTATTATTAGTTCATAAGAACAAGAGATGCAGGACGCAGTGCCTTTTTAGAAGTGGATGACGCGCGGACCATGACGAAAAAGCCTGAAGCTGGCAAAGTTAAAAACGGAGGCAAAAAGATTATGAGTAAGGGATTAACAGAAATCGTATATATATTGGACAGAAGCGGATCAATGTCAGGACTTGAGGCTGATACAATCGGAGGATTTAATTCCATGATGGATAAACAGAAGAAGACAGGCGGAAAAGCGCTGGTTTCAACAGTTCTTTTCGATGATGAGTGCGAGGTGCTTCATGATCGTGTTCCGATTGACAGGATAAAGAAGATGACTGATAAACAGTACTACGTGCGAGGATGCACAGCTCTTCTTGATGCGGTTGGCGGAGCCATTCATCATATAGCAACCATTCACAAGTATGCAAGGAAAGAGGACAGGCCGGAGAAGACTATTTTCATTATCACAACAGATGGAATGGAAAATGCCAGCAGA harbors:
- a CDS encoding DUF4003 family protein, with product MKDTVQKRCELLVENRNIIHEGFKLENSLLKAVAGAAFAEKEKTVDVEYLKECRKLLRDKQGALSFFRGNNELIVSTRMALSSDPEKYIDELVEVYNKFQKGKFFGSTYRVLAAMSICDVGKFAEADAIIEKTNAIMTGMKKNHPFITSDEDTSFAVLLAMTEKSVEDILTELEDAYQYIKKSFSLHENAAYSLTQVLTIYDGRYEDKRDRALEIYNAFKAAGLKYGKEYELASLGTLININMSVEELISEIAEASEFFNGKKGFGMLDMSRQTKLMLGAMVVSGVYSEENSVTDASVTSGALAMIIAEQTAMLVAIMIASTSAATASSSH
- a CDS encoding MerR family transcriptional regulator — its product is MEKKMTSGEMAKKAGVSQKAIRLYDEKGLLKPTEYSEGNYRLYDDAALQILEKIVALKQIGFSLEEIRDNLKSGEAGDIKGALEIQLQKMEEKKYQLEKITDAIKRTLARKESLDWDDVAGIVQYVSADQSADERHWDALKHTSGEMDWYVRIFRSLDLQEENRVLDLGCGYAKLWRNNWTDIPKGTKISGYDIHGSWADDFAKFIPDNMDKLPEGVEISLEFSDLEDEKTWEQIERTGVYDVVVAHYLDSEIKNIEALVASASRAVAENGFFSFNGGNVANWNNLFKEVLEAIGEDVSFIDETIAIQTEKRNQYIAMMEKYFARVESVLLPNFWHYTEAKEIVAKMKDYYSNQEKIITGCEDKLLAYFEDKIEKDGEFVLEARSQFWHCYKK
- a CDS encoding macro domain-containing protein gives rise to the protein MPFQIIRNDITKVEADAIVNTANPKVTIGDGVDYAIYEAAGREKLLAEREKIGALEPGEVGVTPAFDLNAKYIIHVSSPRWVGGDEGEAELLRKCYDESLYIAYEKGCRSIAYPLLATGTYQFPKDLGIKIATDAFKAFLEDHEMEITLVVFGKETFRISGELFDDVCSFINQRYVENAEHDEYTRDWNVQAQRLSLEDEDEDYSCEESYEEEDEECEIPEDFDYSCEADFDVEYPDSEDTLSEDFEDEEPSPKEYGNPKTSAGIDSIRKIRGIFKKSKETGAAKTSAPAAAESARMFTGAAVPPKSLEETLKGIYKESFGEHLQRLINKKGLKASEVYAAANMSKQYFSKLLNDKVKPSKEKMLALAVGLRLNMDETVDFLRLAGYAMSPISQTDAVVEYFIRKQEYNVMQIDVVLYEYGLDPISKYS
- a CDS encoding vWA domain-containing protein, producing MSKGLTEIVYILDRSGSMSGLEADTIGGFNSMMDKQKKTGGKALVSTVLFDDECEVLHDRVPIDRIKKMTDKQYYVRGCTALLDAVGGAIHHIATIHKYARKEDRPEKTIFIITTDGMENASRKYSYSKVKKMIKHEQDRYGWEFIFIGANIDAYAEADRFGIRRDRTANYVCDGMGTATVYAGVSKAVSAVMMADEDCDMDCCIMESGWNDEIDRDYEKRGAGKVRR